The sequence ATTATCAACTAGCTCCTAAACTGTCCAATTGACCAAACCAATAATATCACCAAGAACACCAAAAGTTCAACCCGTAACACAAAACTTCACTTTTGGCGATGTATGTTATTCTTAAATGTGAATAGAAGCCACAGAAATATCTAGCTTCATCAAGTGAGCAACCCTTTTCAATTTAAGGAgcaattaattctaaaacatCAGCAATAActgaaattataatttgttttcCAAGTAAACATCAATCCATCTCCTATTTCCTCCTCCGAGCTATCAACATAAGAAAATAACAACATTGGCTTTCTGTTTTTCTCCAAATAACAGCAtttgattttgatttaaatGTTTAGAAAAACAGAATTGATTCAAATGTATTCAAATACAGTTTATGTTCAACTCAACTTCTCCACAAACTAAGCAAAACGAATACTTAAATGAGTTTAAGTCAAAAGAACAAGTCTTTTAACAAAATTTTGCTTATTTTTCAAGTAAacacataaaatttaaaaatgtgGGATATGCAACTCACTACCTCTTTATTTAGGTATGACTTGATGAAATTTCCATATCGTTCGGAGGTCACGTTGTTCTGGCAAAGTTACTAAAttgatatgtattttatttttgaaaaaaaaggtacaAATGGGATGCAAATGAAAAACATTTGAAACCAGAAACTGGGTTACTTCAGCTAAGGGCAGGTCTTAATGTTTTTGCAAATTTGAGGCCAGCAACTGTTTTACCTCAGGTAAAACCTTTTCTATTTCTTCTTCACTGTCTGTATTTCATGTCTAGTACAAGTACATTGTATTGTCTATGTTAGTTTAAGTTCTAAGGATTGTAGAAACAAAAATATGCATTGTACTTTTCTTATATACCGTTTCGTTATTTGCAGTTGGTGGATGCTTCAACTTTGAAAAAGGAGGTCGCTGAAGGTGTTGACATAATGGTTGTAAGAGAACTTACTGGAGGTTAGCCTGAGATTTACATGTTTGGACTGAGGATGCATCAAATGATCTCTTTATTTCATTATAGTTTTCTGCTAAACTACAGGTATATATTTCGGAAAGCCAAGGGGTTTTGGCACAGATGAAAATGGTGAGGAGATTGGATTTAATACTGAGGTGTATGCAGGATACGAGGTACTACTGTTACAGTTATTATTTTCGTATTGCTTCAACAACATAAGTTATGAAATCGGGTATATAAGTTGTATTGAGTCAGTCGTGGCCATATGGTTGCTAGATTGATCGCATTGCACGTGTTGCGTTTGAGACTGCTCGGAAAAGGCAGGGAAAACTTTGCTCTGTCGATAAAGCAAACGTCTTAGAGGTACTCCTATATTAAGCTTGTTTGTTCCTAAACTTTACTCCAAATCGAAACTGTCCTCGTTGTTGTACTTTACCATTGATGTATTGTTTCTTCAGGCTTCAATGCTTTGGAGAAAACGAATTACGGCCATTTCATCAGAGTATCCTGATGTTGAACTCTCACACATGTATGTTGATAATGCTGCAATGCAGCTAGTTCGATATCCAAAACAGGTTTGGCTTAACCTTACATAAACTCGCTCGTTGCGGTTATGCATCTCTTCCTTATGGTTTACATATGTGATGTTTTGCTATGGTTTAATTGCAGTTCGATACAATGGTGACAAACAACATATTTGGCGATATTCTATCTGATGAGGCTTCAATGATTACCGGAAGTATTGGGATGCTTCCATCCGCTAGTCTTGGGGAATCGGTAAAGAGTCAATTTTTTTCACTTTGTTCAAGGTTTTTGATCTACGAGGAAGTTTTAATTCATCGAAACTCTTCATGAATACAGGGACCCGGTCTTTTTGAACCTATACACGGTTCAGCTCCCGATATTGCTGGACAGGTTAGTTTACTTTAGCCTCTTGAAGTTAACATGTCTTATAATCTGTAACACGATTGATTCTTTTCTAGGATAAGGCGAACCCATTAGCGACCGTGCTAAGTGCTGCAATGCTTTTGAGGTACGGTCTAGGAGAAGAAGAGGCTGCAAAGAGAATCGAGGCTGCTGTTCTTGACACACTCGATAGGGGTTTTCGAACGGGTGATATTTATTCATCTGGAACAGTGAGTAATTATGTTCGATATTTGATTGTTGTCGGTATAAGTTT is a genomic window of Cannabis sativa cultivar Pink pepper isolate KNU-18-1 chromosome 9, ASM2916894v1, whole genome shotgun sequence containing:
- the LOC115722254 gene encoding 3-isopropylmalate dehydrogenase 2, chloroplastic encodes the protein MAATLQLCYGKTFKRPFAVAPPNSGYSPKPNPSRIIMCSASSQSKRRYTITLLPGDGIGPEIISVAKNVLNLTASLQGIDLSFQEMAVGGVALDLTGVPLPEETLSMAKQSDAVLLGAIGGYKWDANEKHLKPETGLLQLRAGLNVFANLRPATVLPQLVDASTLKKEVAEGVDIMVVRELTGGIYFGKPRGFGTDENGEEIGFNTEVYAGYEIDRIARVAFETARKRQGKLCSVDKANVLEASMLWRKRITAISSEYPDVELSHMYVDNAAMQLVRYPKQFDTMVTNNIFGDILSDEASMITGSIGMLPSASLGESGPGLFEPIHGSAPDIAGQDKANPLATVLSAAMLLRYGLGEEEAAKRIEAAVLDTLDRGFRTGDIYSSGTKLVGCKEMGEEVLKSVESRVPAAL